A region of the Brienomyrus brachyistius isolate T26 chromosome 10, BBRACH_0.4, whole genome shotgun sequence genome:
gaaggctacactgtgaggcaggctgcttccatgctcgtgagtttctaagaccgcagtacacaagaacagggggaagaagcaggagacactgcgaaaaatcaaaaaccagccaggtagagggcagaagcaaccttctaatgccagagatgaccatcaacttatccgtcagtgtctaacaaatcggaggatgacctcaagtgaccttcaaaaggaatggaaaacattaagtgTGAAGCGTGATGGTGGGACAGGCTTCTAGAAGCAgcgctgaagacccataaagcaagaaagaagcccttcatgaatgagaagcatggaagagccaggctggagtttgcaaaaaaaaaaaatttgtattttacacaggctcatacccataacccataaactgagaaatgagtgaaactgaaaaatttgatgcggtgtgggaaaggggggccacactcccctgggaaactgtaaggggttgctgcaggagggtagtactcgctgtgggatatcagtcacgattcaggatgggggggggctgctgaccgtatttcaccagatacacgttctcaatcaggagggggtagcaattagttgtactctggcttatcttacttgaggtcagtgggatgcacactcagacgaagtgggttggtaagtaagtaagtttgtatttatttatggttctataacaaacaaacaggaaaaacaaattaccacagtgcttacaatggttattaccataatacactaacataatgcataattgtaccacatcgccttaacattgataagttcggctatacccacaacaatacattacattagcagcaattcgtattagagggaatgattggaCGGGAAATAAACGAAAATATCTTTCCGAGGTATACAACGGTACAGtcgtcagcgataattataacagtaagcaagctaggtcacgttaacctagccgcgcaattaagtaaactaaattagcacagcgtcacttatcacttataatcaataaacttaGTACTTACGTTCGTCAGTGACGCACACATAAAAACCAGGGACTGTatttactgccaggaacaactaaactaactacacataaactaaacacataaataaaagttcacttccactcatgaaaacacatgaaaaacactgcattccatccattcatccatccattttctgaatcaatttgtccaatacgagggtgtgtgtgtccagaatctatccagaaagctctgcctacaatgcagggatattacagacgctgctaaaccttaccaaatgttttatctcacctccattaaatgtacccaaacactgaaacccaaccccatacccctccttgctgtgacccatcacctggcggttggttctttggttaaactggcctccactaccattgctaattagaatcatctcacttatataaaagttttgaagagccaacaggattcgaagcctcttacacctcaggatgaatcggaagtcatcggtcacgtgatattgcataaacttagcaagccccgattcccagcttgaagtcactgggcctcactttgaggaggcgatctccagaatctgggtattaactgtctcatcactaagttcagcacctttcacaatatagcacagcaaggccacggtcagaaaatgtgagcctgtcctcctcctgagtaaagtaaagctcactacgctctgtgagcacaggaacgccccggcaatgtttggtaggtttctgcattgtttgcaagtacagaatattatctgcgagtaaactaattaaggtaaatatggaaattcatacaatatatgctgcagaatatgagctgaataaagcatataaaaaatgcagagaattaaaaaaaatttaaccactgaccaaatatggcacctacagtTGAGTTCTAGAACACAATGTCACCGTGacaactctgatgtcatcattctgaaggtataaattctgctgtaggCACCAGTATCAGTTCAAAACAAATCTGATTTCGAATAAGacacatctcatctcatctctcaatatgaagtggatttttctcaattgctttaggCCGCCAGCGGTACCAAAGGACGCTGGAGAAGCTATAAAAgcaaaggaggaaagaaaaaaggataaagaaggaaagaaaaagaaaccctGGCTGAAGAagctttttacaaaaaaagggaaaggaaaaaaggcaatggtggtggagagccagacagtggcgatggaggaggatagccagacattggcgatggaggatagccagacattggcgatggaggatagccagacattggcgatggaggaggatagccagacattggcgatggaggaggatagccagacattggcgatggaggatagccagacattggcgatggaggacagccagacattggcgatggaggacagccagacagtggaggtggaggaggaaagCCAGAcagtggaggtggaggaggaaagccagacagtggcagtgaaggaggagagccaggcaaaggtggagaaggaggagagccaggcaaaggtggaggagaagtacaaggcaatggaggaggaggagaagtacaaggcaatggaggaggaggagaagtacaaggcaatggaggaggaggagaagtacaaggcaatggaggaggaggagtacaaggcaatggaggaggaggagtacaaggcaatggtgaaggaggagtacaaggcactggaggaggaggagtacaaggcaatggtggaggaggagtacaaggcaatggtgaaggagacatacaaggcaatggtgaaggaggagtacaaggcaatggaggaggagtacaaggcaatggaggaggaggagtacaaggcaatggaggaggaggagtacaaggcaatggtggaggaggagtataAGGCAAtactggaggaggagtacaaggcaatggtggaggaggggtacaagacaatggtggaggaggagtacaaggcaatggtgaaggagacgtacaaggcaatggtggaggaggagtacaaggcaatggtgaaggagaagtacaaggcaatggtggaggagtacaaggcaatggtggagaagaGCAAGGCCAGTAGTGGATGAGACAGTCAGTGTTCTATGTTCAATCAGTActacttaaaaatgtaaatacttgtaaataaagcattaaaaacgaAAAAGACCTGTACatgtgttttcaattgaatgtgagtaggtgatgttaaatgtcaggaacattccaaatgtctattacacgtgttgccgataggggggcatatggtttgggtgataagggttgcctttaaactttaatagaacgaaaatacattacatgtatttatgttgtattttaaattacgtttttaaggaataaaacataacggAATGAATGCaagatacacgtccagcggggacccgtccggccgcagccatgtgtgcacaagcgccacggcgtattttaaaagcaagcaccaaaatgtttaagaaaaactttagcgttattttagaagaaagcaggcggaatttaaacccgtgcaaacatgcccgaaagcagcagaagagcaaatgctgagttcaaacaagcacaagcgaaaccaattaacatacagcacgtcgttttaaaagaaagcacttaaacccattacatttaatcaacatgcttaaagaattagaaggaaaaacattagcggtatttaccagtgttgggttgaagaaagcatttaaacagcgaaatgagcgagtcccagcgctcggccataatcggcaggtcCGTTTGAAAAAAGCGGTCGAAATGATATTGGCcagcccgtttcaaaatggcgacaccagaggagcgcctgttatttcaaataaacgttatggttataggggtttaagtaatgaagcacttttctgccaatgtaaagtaaaacgctctaagcatttcaacaagaatcaaggaataacgcggttaattcttgattaaattagcgaatgcgctctcctctctggctcgctctcatgtagcgcatgcgcatagagccacacagttttctttaaggagccgactctcttgcgttaatttatttaaacaggaattaacagggttattccttgattctattttttccttttaaattaacgctaaagtttctttaaaacatttcggtgctttcttgtggtgcccaaagcacagaatacccacactgctctgactacgccacctcctggtaacccctaatgttccttctgtaacgtggctaagttcgaaccctccccgtaacaaagacaacaaagaggcatgtaaaaataaaacccaatccactttattacaaatatccaaaatcagacaaatgaaggttgctgggggtggggggcagctgactatcctccagatagtaaggtcagatcagcacacgcagctctcagctcaggaggcccctggtgacaaagaaaacagcaaaactcaacaccacacagcatgcaacatgacaaacactacacacaacagtacagtgtccactcagtgtggcaccccaacagcagagcaaaagcctgtgcggatccggccttgtacagaaagatcccatgtacaaacataaggggagggtagcggccgatgtccaccgcccaaaatacaatactacaattaCACTTACAACTTACAAGCTTatcaaataaacctaaaacagtggctagtctggtcctttgcaggaatgcttaatgccctcgcagcacagcaacaccaagaggaagcattccaatgctacaggtacaaagaaacaatcaacaaagaaacatagacccttttaaatcccacagtataaCCCAAGTGACCAGAGCCTCAGTGTCTGTAGCCCATCAGCTCGTAGGGGAtcacgtcaaatgataaaattccaaacagtcacctccgcgtcctgcacgaagagttacatgctgctagcagtcaccctggtaaaattgaaattaaacattcaagttctcaaacaaaccctctcctcctttccttacccacaggggagaagaacccaccccatgtccagttgtaaaacacagcagcaagagaatgagattccatcttggcagccttttataacttcctggtaggtcatatgacctggctcaagtggttgccaatatagtgtaattaccagtgccatgcaactactcctaccagcccgatcagatccccacattcttttaaaatacgccgtggcgcttgtgcctactcctaacaacaCGTGCCTGCGGCCTGACGGGCCCCGCTAgatgtgtatgcgctagcttgcattcatcctgccacatgttttattattccttaaaaacgtaattaaaaataacacaaataaatacatgtaatgtatttttattctattaaagtttaacagcaacccttatcacccaaaccatatggccccctatcggcaatgtATGGTATATGGAGATAACTCCTCGACcgatcagaataagggatacgctcccccctcccgcttatgacgtcataattcataataacaATGACGACCAAATTGTAGCTCCTCCCAATGTACCACagactat
Encoded here:
- the LOC125750896 gene encoding uncharacterized protein LOC125750896 isoform X3 is translated as MKWIFLNCFRPPAVPKDAGEAIKAKEERKKDKEGKKKKPWLKKLFTKKGKGKKAMVVESQTVAMEEDSQTLAMEDSQTLAMEDSQTLAMEEDSQTLAMEDSQTLAMEDSQTLAMEDSQTLAMEDSQTVEVEEESQTVAVKEESQAKVEKEESQAKVEKEESQAKVEEKYKAMEEEEKYKAMEEEEKYKAMEEEEKYKAMEEEEYKAMEEEEYKAMVKEEYKALEEEEYKAMVEEEYKAMVKETYKAMVKEEYKAMEEEYKAMEEEEYKAMEEEEYKAMVEEEYKAILEEEYKAMVEEGYKTMVEEEYKAMVKETYKAMVEEEYKAMVKEKYKAMVEEYKAMVEKSKASSG
- the LOC125750896 gene encoding trichohyalin-like isoform X4, with the translated sequence MKWIFLNCFRPPAVPKDAGEAIKAKEERKKDKEGKKKKPWLKKLFTKKGKGKKAMVVESQTVAMEEDSQTLAMEDSQTLAMEDSQTLAMEEDSQTLAMEDSQTLAMEDSQTLAMEDSQTLAMEDSQTVEVEEESQTVAVKEESQAKVEKEESQAKVEKEKYKAMEEEEKYKAMEEEEKYKAMEEEEKYKAMEEEEYKAMEEEEYKAMVKEEYKALEEEEYKAMVEEEYKAMVKETYKAMVKEEYKAMEEEYKAMEEEEYKAMEEEEYKAMVEEEYKAILEEEYKAMVEEGYKTMVEEEYKAMVKETYKAMVEEEYKAMVKEKYKAMVEEYKAMVEKSKASSG